The nucleotide sequence TCTGCCTGGGGGCCAACACCCTCATGTGGATCTGGATCCATCCGCCCGTCTACCGCCTCACCTCCGACGGACGTCTCGAACACAACCTGTACTACGTCTGGCAGGTCCCGATGGACTGGTCCGTCAACCTCCCCATGGTCGGCCTGCGCCTCCTGACCGTGGTCCTCGTCACCACCGCTTTCTACCTGGCCTTCCGCCCGGGTGAGAAAAAAGGGGCCGCATGAAAACCCCGCGTTCCCGCCGGGCCTTCACCCTCGTCGAGATCATGGTCGTCGTGACCATCGTCGGCCTCCTCTCGACGCTCGCGATCGCCGGCATCCACCGCGTCAAGGCCGCCACCACCCGCACCATCGTGCTGAATAATCTCCGTCAGATCTACCAGGCCAAGGAAATGTATATTTCCAGCGGCGAGGCCGACCCGCGCGGCTTCATGGTGCAAAACATGCACGATGACGGCTACCTCTCTGAATCCCTCTGGGTCGCCTGCTTCGCCACGCCCGCCTCCCACGGCTTCAGCTACCAGGGCGGTGCCTTTGTGCCGGGCGAAAGCGTCTGGGCCGCGCCCACCAGCGACGGCGGCCGGACCGTCGGCGACTACATCTTTTATCCGGCCAAGGAACCGTAATCCGCCATGTCCTTCTTCGATGCCCTCCGCCCGTCGCGCTCCACCCCGGGTGGTCCCGCCGCCAAGCTGGATGCCAAGGCCGACCCGATCTTCGCCGTCCCCATCGCCACCCGCAAGCTCACCCCCGCCGGCGTCGCGTCCAAGGCCACCTACATTTATTACGCCTTCCT is from Lacunisphaera limnophila and encodes:
- a CDS encoding type II secretion system protein — its product is MKTPRSRRAFTLVEIMVVVTIVGLLSTLAIAGIHRVKAATTRTIVLNNLRQIYQAKEMYISSGEADPRGFMVQNMHDDGYLSESLWVACFATPASHGFSYQGGAFVPGESVWAAPTSDGGRTVGDYIFYPAKEP